One segment of Terriglobia bacterium DNA contains the following:
- a CDS encoding hydroxymethylglutaryl-CoA lyase, which produces MPNDIKIIECPRDAWQGLKGQVPTTVKVQYLRALIGAGFKHIDAVSFVSPKAIPQMADSEAVLKELDPPDDVEIIGIVVNQKGADRAIATEAVQTLGFPYSVSPTFLERNQHQTLEAAADELEQIKLKADAAGLNVVAYISMAFGNPYGDLWNAEELIEAVGILADMNITQISLADTVGLSTPAQVKELITAVIKAYDYLEIGAHLHSTKAGAADKIIAAYEAGCRRFDSAIGGLGGCPFAQDEMIGNIPTEIAVEALKDRGADVQLKKPLDSVAQMSADIAKKHTVVM; this is translated from the coding sequence ATGCCTAACGATATAAAGATCATCGAATGTCCTCGCGATGCCTGGCAAGGCCTCAAGGGCCAGGTTCCTACGACTGTCAAAGTCCAGTACCTGCGCGCACTGATTGGCGCCGGCTTCAAGCACATTGACGCCGTGTCGTTCGTTTCGCCCAAGGCCATTCCGCAGATGGCGGATTCTGAAGCTGTCCTGAAAGAACTTGATCCGCCGGATGACGTGGAGATCATCGGCATTGTGGTGAACCAGAAAGGCGCGGATCGCGCGATTGCCACTGAAGCCGTGCAGACGCTCGGGTTTCCGTATTCCGTCTCGCCAACTTTCCTGGAACGTAATCAGCACCAGACGCTGGAAGCCGCAGCCGATGAACTGGAACAGATCAAGTTGAAGGCCGACGCGGCGGGTCTGAACGTTGTAGCGTATATCTCCATGGCGTTCGGCAATCCGTATGGCGATCTGTGGAACGCCGAAGAATTGATTGAAGCCGTGGGCATTCTGGCCGACATGAACATCACACAGATTTCGCTAGCGGATACGGTTGGGCTCTCAACACCGGCTCAGGTCAAAGAACTGATCACGGCTGTGATCAAAGCGTATGACTATCTTGAGATCGGAGCGCACCTGCACAGTACGAAAGCAGGCGCGGCGGACAAAATTATCGCGGCCTATGAAGCGGGCTGTAGGCGATTTGATTCCGCAATTGGTGGGCTGGGTGGCTGCCCGTTTGCCCAGGATGAAATGATTGGCAACATACCGACGGAGATTGCAGTGGAAGCGCTCAAGGATCGCGGCGCAGACGTGCAGCTCAAAAAGCCGCTTGATTCCGTAGCGCAGATGTCGGCGGACATTGCGAAGAAGCACACGGTGGTAATGTGA
- a CDS encoding enoyl-CoA hydratase/isomerase family protein: MSTHSPPSSNTVPANFMSLPRELFRKGSLTPSRRRGEIPGQMSDELFLLRRERECVILQLISSNGTNKLGMARIRALQSAIEKLRTEAESSHIKGLIITGNDKFFSAGADLNELSQLTSAQAFEFSRRGQALMQAIDEFPVPVIAAIRGYCMGGGMDLALACDYRIAAPNAVFGHRGASLGVMTGWGGTQRLPRLIGKSRAMQMFLLAEMVKADEALRIGLVDRISNEPMEDGLLSGEME; this comes from the coding sequence ATGAGCACCCACTCCCCTCCAAGCTCCAACACTGTCCCAGCAAACTTCATGTCCTTGCCCCGAGAGTTGTTTCGCAAGGGTTCTCTCACACCTTCGCGGAGGCGCGGTGAAATTCCCGGTCAGATGAGCGACGAACTTTTCCTGCTGAGGCGCGAACGCGAATGTGTCATTCTGCAACTTATTTCGTCCAATGGCACGAACAAGCTGGGGATGGCGCGCATCAGAGCCCTACAGAGCGCCATCGAAAAGTTGAGGACCGAGGCCGAAAGCAGCCACATTAAAGGCCTGATCATCACCGGCAATGACAAATTCTTTTCCGCCGGGGCTGACCTAAATGAACTTTCCCAGCTGACGTCGGCGCAGGCCTTCGAGTTCTCGCGCCGGGGTCAGGCGCTCATGCAGGCCATCGATGAATTTCCGGTTCCTGTGATAGCAGCCATTCGCGGCTACTGCATGGGAGGAGGCATGGATCTGGCGCTGGCCTGCGACTATCGCATCGCCGCGCCGAACGCAGTTTTTGGACATCGTGGCGCAAGCCTGGGCGTGATGACAGGCTGGGGCGGTACTCAGCGCCTGCCGCGGCTGATTGGCAAATCGCGGGCCATGCAGATGTTTCTGCTGGCGGAGATGGTGAAGGCGGATGAAGCGTTGAGGATTGGATTAGTGGATAGGATTAGCAATGAGCCAATGGAAGATGGGCTCCTTAGCGGAGAAATGGAATGA
- a CDS encoding endonuclease III domain-containing protein has translation MRRPTAPITRSPDHPITRSETLKYYTTLLSRYGPQNWWPAPSRFEVIVGAYLTQNTNWSNVEKAMLNLRRARRLSVSAMRATPLDELETLVRPSGYFRQKARNLKAFIFFLDERYSGSLSRMFAEPTAKLRAELLELNGVGPETADSILLYAGNHPVFVVDAYTRRVLLRHGIINEKTSYEEIRAMIERAISSSEAESLIVKEPGSDPRHPVSRMSSSVRTELAQHYNELHALIVRVGNHYCRAKAICEGCPLQSFLKTPTGATAQGAPESY, from the coding sequence ATGCGTCGACCCACCGCTCCGATCACCCGATCACCGGACCACCCGATCACCCGATCTGAAACTCTTAAGTATTACACCACTCTCCTCTCCCGCTACGGCCCGCAGAACTGGTGGCCCGCGCCCTCACGCTTTGAAGTGATCGTCGGAGCTTATCTTACGCAGAACACCAACTGGAGCAATGTTGAAAAAGCCATGCTCAACCTGCGCCGTGCCCGCCGCCTCAGCGTCAGTGCCATGCGCGCTACACCACTCGACGAACTCGAAACATTGGTCCGGCCCTCTGGTTACTTCCGCCAGAAAGCGCGCAATCTCAAGGCCTTTATATTTTTTCTCGATGAGCGATACTCAGGCTCACTCAGCCGCATGTTCGCCGAGCCGACAGCAAAGCTTCGAGCAGAGCTGCTGGAGCTTAATGGTGTGGGGCCAGAAACCGCCGACTCCATCCTGCTCTATGCCGGCAACCATCCTGTCTTCGTCGTGGACGCATATACGCGCCGTGTGCTGCTGCGCCACGGCATCATCAACGAAAAAACCAGCTATGAAGAAATTCGGGCCATGATTGAGCGAGCCATCAGCAGCTCAGAAGCTGAGTCTCTCATCGTAAAAGAACCCGGCTCTGATCCTCGACATCCTGTCTCGCGCATGAGCAGCTCAGTTCGCACCGAGTTGGCCCAGCATTACAACGAGCTACATGCATTAATCGTGAGAGTAGGTAATCATTACTGCCGCGCAAAAGCAATCTGCGAAGGTTGCCCCCTGCAATCCTTTTTAAAAACTCCTACTGGAGCAACGGCCCAAGGTGCACCCGAATCCTACTAG
- a CDS encoding acyl-CoA carboxylase subunit beta: MADQILKLPTKIDATSTRFEKNMRAMAELVAAIRNEEEKIRLGGGEKAIESQHSKKRLTARERINLLIDRDTGFFELGLYAAYEMYEEWGGAPSAGVVTGLGRVHGRLFMLIVNDATVKAGAFFPMTAKKVIRAQNIAIENHIPTIYLVDSAGVFLPLQEDVFPDTDDFGRVFRNNAVMSAMGIPQITAIMGMCVAGGAYLPVMCDTILMTEGSGLFLAGPALVQAAIGAKYSAEELGGAEMHAQIAGTIDYREPNDHICLERIRSVVSKLGHKPGAPFNRVKAEPAAYAAEEIYGIFEADGMRPYDMKEIIARIVDGAKFDEYKAEYGKTVICGLARIGGFAVGIVANQASPAQQTDPSSGAKRVEFGRVIYTESAEKAARFIMDCNQNLVPLIFLHDVNGFMVGRDAEWSGIIKAGAKMVNAVANSVVPKIAVIIGGSFGAGHYAMCGKAYDPRFVFAWPSARYAVMSGAAAAGTLVEIKIKQLERGGKKLSDAERKELFDTTKATYDHQTDPRYGAARLWIDKIIDPMETRQTLITALEAASLNPEVKEFKVGVLQT; encoded by the coding sequence ATGGCCGATCAGATACTCAAGCTCCCCACAAAAATCGACGCTACCTCTACCCGGTTTGAGAAGAACATGCGCGCCATGGCGGAACTGGTGGCCGCTATTCGCAATGAGGAAGAAAAAATCCGCCTCGGCGGCGGCGAAAAGGCCATCGAGTCGCAGCACAGCAAGAAGCGCCTGACCGCGCGTGAGCGCATCAACTTGCTTATCGATCGCGACACCGGGTTCTTTGAACTTGGACTCTACGCCGCTTATGAAATGTATGAAGAGTGGGGCGGCGCGCCTTCAGCCGGCGTGGTCACAGGTCTGGGACGCGTGCATGGACGGCTGTTCATGCTCATCGTGAATGACGCCACGGTGAAAGCGGGAGCGTTCTTCCCCATGACGGCCAAGAAGGTAATCCGGGCGCAGAACATCGCCATTGAAAACCATATTCCCACGATTTATCTGGTCGATTCAGCGGGCGTGTTTTTGCCGCTGCAGGAAGACGTCTTCCCGGACACGGACGACTTTGGCCGAGTCTTCCGCAACAACGCGGTGATGTCCGCCATGGGGATTCCGCAGATTACGGCGATCATGGGCATGTGCGTGGCCGGCGGAGCGTACCTGCCTGTGATGTGCGACACCATATTAATGACTGAAGGCAGCGGGCTCTTTCTGGCCGGGCCGGCGCTGGTGCAAGCGGCGATCGGCGCCAAGTATTCGGCGGAAGAACTGGGCGGAGCAGAAATGCACGCGCAGATCGCGGGCACCATCGACTATCGCGAGCCCAACGACCATATCTGCCTGGAGCGCATACGCTCGGTTGTGAGCAAGCTTGGCCATAAGCCGGGGGCTCCGTTCAACCGCGTGAAGGCCGAACCTGCGGCATACGCGGCGGAAGAAATCTACGGCATCTTTGAAGCCGATGGCATGCGCCCGTATGACATGAAAGAAATTATCGCGCGGATTGTGGACGGCGCGAAGTTCGACGAATACAAAGCCGAGTACGGCAAGACTGTGATTTGCGGGCTGGCACGTATCGGCGGATTTGCCGTGGGCATTGTGGCCAACCAGGCGTCACCAGCGCAGCAGACAGATCCCAGTTCGGGCGCAAAGCGCGTGGAGTTTGGCCGCGTGATCTATACCGAAAGCGCCGAAAAAGCCGCGCGCTTCATCATGGACTGCAACCAGAACTTGGTCCCGCTGATTTTTCTGCATGACGTGAACGGTTTCATGGTGGGCCGCGACGCCGAATGGAGCGGCATCATCAAAGCCGGAGCAAAGATGGTGAATGCCGTGGCCAATTCCGTGGTGCCGAAAATTGCGGTCATCATCGGCGGGTCATTTGGCGCTGGGCACTATGCCATGTGCGGCAAAGCCTATGATCCGCGATTTGTCTTTGCATGGCCTTCTGCCCGTTACGCCGTGATGAGCGGCGCTGCCGCTGCAGGAACGCTGGTGGAAATCAAGATCAAGCAGCTCGAACGCGGGGGCAAAAAGCTGAGCGACGCCGAACGGAAAGAACTATTCGACACGACGAAAGCGACCTACGACCACCAGACCGATCCGCGTTACGGCGCGGCGAGATTGTGGATCGACAAAATTATTGATCCCATGGAGACACGCCAGACGCTGATCACGGCATTGGAAGCGGCGAGCTTAAATCCAGAGGTGAAAGAGTTTAAGGTTGGGGTGTTGCAAACATAG
- a CDS encoding sulfite oxidase — MERSFSQEDKTAQPSAASPALPGKEEMIHHSSSSLELEMPVEFLQLRITPISHFFVRNHLDQPSISPGAEWRLTVTGEVEQPGSLSFSDLTGFAPHSITAVLECAGNGRAFYRPETPGTQWQRGAAGNAHFSGVRLRDLLLRFGLKVTGKHVMFRGLEEASPQTPPFIRSIPIEKALDEDTLVATQMNHAPLTKHHGAPARAIVPGWIGANWCKWLTEIRVIDKEFDGEFMKNAYRVPRQPISPGTSIRHDDTRALTKLNTKSIIVAPVNGTTVKAGTLRISGAAWTNDVAEITRVDISTDAGVTWKAAELEGDPVRYAWRLWSYTWKDAEPGDHIIMSQATDSRGNRQPETAAWNPGGYLYNAIDQIKIHVRAQAEGAG, encoded by the coding sequence ATGGAACGATCATTTTCACAGGAGGACAAAACTGCGCAGCCATCAGCAGCTTCACCAGCCCTTCCCGGCAAAGAAGAGATGATTCATCATTCTTCCTCCAGCCTGGAATTGGAAATGCCTGTTGAATTCCTGCAATTGCGAATCACGCCGATTTCACATTTTTTTGTGCGCAATCATCTGGACCAACCCTCAATTTCACCGGGCGCAGAATGGCGATTGACGGTAACCGGCGAGGTAGAGCAGCCAGGCTCTCTGAGTTTTTCTGATTTGACCGGCTTTGCGCCACACTCGATCACGGCAGTACTGGAATGTGCCGGCAATGGGCGGGCCTTTTACCGTCCAGAGACGCCGGGAACGCAATGGCAGCGGGGCGCTGCAGGAAACGCTCATTTCAGCGGCGTGCGTTTACGCGACCTGTTGCTGCGCTTCGGCCTGAAAGTAACCGGCAAGCACGTGATGTTCCGTGGCCTGGAGGAAGCTTCACCCCAGACCCCGCCATTTATCCGCAGCATTCCCATTGAAAAAGCGCTCGATGAAGATACGCTTGTGGCGACTCAGATGAATCATGCGCCATTAACCAAACATCACGGAGCTCCCGCGCGCGCCATCGTTCCAGGATGGATTGGCGCGAACTGGTGCAAATGGCTCACCGAAATCAGAGTCATCGATAAGGAATTTGATGGCGAGTTTATGAAGAATGCATATCGAGTTCCGCGGCAACCCATTTCGCCAGGGACTTCGATCAGACACGATGATACCCGTGCTCTCACAAAGCTAAACACCAAGTCGATCATTGTGGCGCCGGTCAATGGCACAACCGTCAAGGCAGGGACCCTCCGCATTTCCGGCGCCGCCTGGACGAATGATGTTGCAGAAATTACCAGAGTGGACATTTCAACCGATGCTGGAGTCACCTGGAAGGCCGCAGAACTGGAAGGCGATCCTGTCCGCTATGCGTGGCGATTATGGAGTTATACCTGGAAAGACGCGGAGCCGGGGGACCATATCATCATGTCGCAAGCCACAGATAGCCGTGGGAACCGTCAGCCTGAAACAGCAGCGTGGAATCCCGGAGGTTATCTTTATAACGCCATCGATCAGATAAAAATTCATGTGCGGGCGCAAGCGGAAGGAGCGGGCTAG
- a CDS encoding transposase: MRSIRITTDTVQGLIVDVEATQEGNDFQQLIPAVERVEERFGKAPGQVLVDTGYISRENVEEAAQHQVDLLGSLADNAAKKGNLGKQRYANSMFVYDAEQDCYVCPAGKILSYEGKQKKDGMQQFKYKARKQDCQSCPLRAHCCPENKKHGRSVTRSQESSAMTAFRAKMKTEAAQAEYCKRGRIAEFRNLWIKTKLGLRQFHVRGLEKVRCEALWVCLTHNLQHRMHLRPQQTAALVTV; encoded by the coding sequence ATGCGGAGCATCCGGATCACCACCGACACGGTGCAGGGTTTGATCGTGGACGTGGAGGCCACGCAGGAGGGCAACGACTTTCAGCAATTAATTCCTGCGGTGGAGCGGGTGGAAGAGCGTTTTGGGAAAGCGCCGGGTCAGGTTCTGGTGGACACTGGGTATATCAGCCGGGAGAACGTGGAGGAAGCGGCGCAACACCAGGTAGACCTGTTGGGGAGCTTGGCCGACAATGCGGCCAAGAAGGGCAACCTGGGGAAGCAGCGTTATGCCAACAGTATGTTTGTGTACGATGCCGAGCAAGACTGCTATGTGTGTCCTGCGGGGAAAATTCTGAGCTACGAGGGGAAACAAAAGAAAGACGGGATGCAGCAATTCAAATACAAGGCCAGGAAGCAGGATTGCCAAAGCTGCCCGCTGAGAGCGCATTGTTGTCCGGAAAATAAAAAGCATGGTCGCTCGGTGACGCGGAGCCAGGAGAGCTCAGCCATGACGGCTTTTCGGGCGAAGATGAAAACGGAAGCGGCGCAGGCGGAGTACTGTAAGCGCGGAAGGATAGCGGAATTCCGTAACTTATGGATCAAGACCAAGCTGGGACTACGACAGTTTCATGTGCGAGGACTGGAGAAAGTTCGGTGTGAAGCGCTCTGGGTCTGTTTGACGCACAATCTGCAGCATCGGATGCACTTGCGTCCTCAACAGACTGCAGCCCTGGTCACGGTGTGA